The stretch of DNA ATCGGGACTCCCAGCCGTGGTGCCCTGACACACCTTCCCCGGTGTCAGGTCGCATGGATGGGGATCCGGATGCGTGGCCCGGAGGACCAGAGGGGCTGCACATGGCCGAAGACCAGCCGAAGTTCCCGCACACGCCGGTGATGCTCCAGCGCATCGTCGACCTGTTCGTCCCCGCCCTCGACGGGCCCGACAAGGTCGTCGTCGACGCCACCCTCGGCATGGGCGGACACTCAGAGGCGCTGCTCGAGCGCTTCCCCGAGCTCACGCTCATCGGGCTCGACCGCGACACCGACGCGCTCGGCATCGCGGGGGAGCGGCTCGCGCGCTTCGGCGACCGCGTACGGCTCGTCCACACCGTGTACGACGGCATCGTCAAGGCGGTCGAGGGCGAGGGGTTCGACGCGGTCGACGGTGTGCTGTTCGACCTCGGGGTCAGCTCCCTGCAGCTGGACCGTGCAGAGCGAGGCTTCGCCTACAGCCAGGACGCCCCGCTCGACATGCGGATGGACCGGACCGAGGGGCAGACCGCCGCGGACGTCCTCGCGACCTACGACGAGGGCGAGCTGCGCCGGATCTTCCAGCGCTACGGCGAGGAGAAGCTCGCCGGGCGCTACGCCCGCGCCATCGTCGATCGCCGCGCCGAGCGCCCCTTCACGATGTCCGGGGACCTGGTGCAGGTCCTGCACGACGCCACCCCCGTCGCCGTGCAGCGGCAGGGACACCCGGCGAAGCGCGTCTTCCAGGCGCTCCGCATCGAGGTGAACGCCGAGCTCGCCGTGCTCGAGCGGGCGATCCCGGCCGCGCTCGACGTGATCGCCGTGGGTGGCCGCATCGTCGTCGAGTCCTACCAGTCGCTCGAGGACCGCCTCGTGAAGCGGGCCCTCG from Curtobacterium sp. SGAir0471 encodes:
- the rsmH gene encoding 16S rRNA (cytosine(1402)-N(4))-methyltransferase RsmH translates to MAEDQPKFPHTPVMLQRIVDLFVPALDGPDKVVVDATLGMGGHSEALLERFPELTLIGLDRDTDALGIAGERLARFGDRVRLVHTVYDGIVKAVEGEGFDAVDGVLFDLGVSSLQLDRAERGFAYSQDAPLDMRMDRTEGQTAADVLATYDEGELRRIFQRYGEEKLAGRYARAIVDRRAERPFTMSGDLVQVLHDATPVAVQRQGHPAKRVFQALRIEVNAELAVLERAIPAALDVIAVGGRIVVESYQSLEDRLVKRALVERTTSSAPAGLPIELPEHAPTYSLVVKGAELADEAERAANPRAIPVRLRAAERIRK